The following coding sequences lie in one Arachis ipaensis cultivar K30076 chromosome B05, Araip1.1, whole genome shotgun sequence genomic window:
- the LOC107642860 gene encoding pentatricopeptide repeat-containing protein At4g38150 isoform X1 — protein MYLPYFLVHMPTMLGRIHKLVPPASSKQYLAPCFKTLRHYSFVDDGGGRIKQHVQESHDEDFSLKQSDFDGSGINGSQEGYGNQQFPPEPIPDRPLRGGRPTNQPPRPRVRERSGGSHSFPPKFEDDHGRPDLAFHGRNMAETGRAAGQSGESFLDKFKLGFDNKTANTFDSASGNQSEEAKRSNPNQPASESMPQDANEIFKKMKETGLIPNAVAMLDGLCKDGFVQEALKLFGLMREKGTIPEIVIYTAVVEGFTKAHKADDAIRIFRKMQSNGISPNVFSYTVLVQGLCKCGRLQDAFEFCVEMLEAGHYPNTTTFVGLVDSFCKEKGVEEAKDAIKTLTDKGFNLDKKAVREFLDKKAPFSPSVWEAILGKTIPQRPF, from the exons ATGTATCTTCCATACTTCCTG GTTCACATGCCAACAATGCTAGGGCGGATTCATAAACTAGTTCCCCCTGCATCTTCCAAACAATATCTGGCACCATGCTTTAAGACTTTGCGCCATTATAGCTTCGTTGATGATGGTGGTGGAAGAATCAAACAGCATGTACAAGAATCTCATGATGAGGATTTTTCTCTTAAACAGTCAGATTTTGATGGCAGTGGTATCAATGGAAGCCAGGAGGGATATGGCAATCAACAGTTTCCGCCGGAACCAATTCCAGATAGACCTTTGAGAGGTGGTAGGCCAACTAATCAGCCTCCTCGTCCGCGTGTGAGGGAACGTAGTGGAGGTTCCCATTCCTTCCCTCCGAAATTTGAGGACGATCATGGAAGACCTGATCTTGCATTCCATGGCAGAAATATGGCTGAAACAGGTCGGGCTGCTGGTCAATCAGGAGAGAGTTTCCTCGATAAATTCAAGCTTGGGTTTGATAATAAAACAGCAAACACATTCGACTCTGCTTCGGGCAACCAATCCGAAGAAGCAAAGAGGTCAAATCCCAATCAACCAGCTTCAGAATCTATGCCCCAAGATGCCAATGAGATCTTCAAGAAGATGAAGGAAACCGGTCTTATCCCCAATGCTGTGGCCATGCTTGATGGTCTATGCAAAGATGGCTTTGTTCAAGAAGCCTTGAAGCTTTTTGGTCTGATGCGGGAGAAGGGTACCATTCCGGAGATTGTCATATATACAGCTGTAGTGGAAGGCTTTACGAAGGCCCACAAGGCAGATGATGCCATAAGGATTTTTCGGAAAATGCAAAGCAATGGCATTTCACCAAACGTTTTCAGTTACACTGTCCTTGTACAAGGACTATGCAAATGTGGCAGATTACAGGATGCTTTTGAATTCTGTGTGGAGATGTTGGAAGCAGGTCATTATCCGAACACAACTACTTTTGTAGGCTTAGTAGACAGTTTCTGCAAGGAAAAAGGTGTTGAAGAAGCAAAGGATGCTATCAAGACATTAACGGATAAGGGCTTTAATCTTGATAAGAAGGCTGTGAGGGAGTTTTTGGACAAGAAAGCACCATTTTCACCTTCAGTTTGGGAGGCAATTTTGGGGAAGACAATTCCACAGAGACCATTTTAA
- the LOC107642860 gene encoding pentatricopeptide repeat-containing protein At4g38150 isoform X2: protein MPTMLGRIHKLVPPASSKQYLAPCFKTLRHYSFVDDGGGRIKQHVQESHDEDFSLKQSDFDGSGINGSQEGYGNQQFPPEPIPDRPLRGGRPTNQPPRPRVRERSGGSHSFPPKFEDDHGRPDLAFHGRNMAETGRAAGQSGESFLDKFKLGFDNKTANTFDSASGNQSEEAKRSNPNQPASESMPQDANEIFKKMKETGLIPNAVAMLDGLCKDGFVQEALKLFGLMREKGTIPEIVIYTAVVEGFTKAHKADDAIRIFRKMQSNGISPNVFSYTVLVQGLCKCGRLQDAFEFCVEMLEAGHYPNTTTFVGLVDSFCKEKGVEEAKDAIKTLTDKGFNLDKKAVREFLDKKAPFSPSVWEAILGKTIPQRPF, encoded by the coding sequence ATGCCAACAATGCTAGGGCGGATTCATAAACTAGTTCCCCCTGCATCTTCCAAACAATATCTGGCACCATGCTTTAAGACTTTGCGCCATTATAGCTTCGTTGATGATGGTGGTGGAAGAATCAAACAGCATGTACAAGAATCTCATGATGAGGATTTTTCTCTTAAACAGTCAGATTTTGATGGCAGTGGTATCAATGGAAGCCAGGAGGGATATGGCAATCAACAGTTTCCGCCGGAACCAATTCCAGATAGACCTTTGAGAGGTGGTAGGCCAACTAATCAGCCTCCTCGTCCGCGTGTGAGGGAACGTAGTGGAGGTTCCCATTCCTTCCCTCCGAAATTTGAGGACGATCATGGAAGACCTGATCTTGCATTCCATGGCAGAAATATGGCTGAAACAGGTCGGGCTGCTGGTCAATCAGGAGAGAGTTTCCTCGATAAATTCAAGCTTGGGTTTGATAATAAAACAGCAAACACATTCGACTCTGCTTCGGGCAACCAATCCGAAGAAGCAAAGAGGTCAAATCCCAATCAACCAGCTTCAGAATCTATGCCCCAAGATGCCAATGAGATCTTCAAGAAGATGAAGGAAACCGGTCTTATCCCCAATGCTGTGGCCATGCTTGATGGTCTATGCAAAGATGGCTTTGTTCAAGAAGCCTTGAAGCTTTTTGGTCTGATGCGGGAGAAGGGTACCATTCCGGAGATTGTCATATATACAGCTGTAGTGGAAGGCTTTACGAAGGCCCACAAGGCAGATGATGCCATAAGGATTTTTCGGAAAATGCAAAGCAATGGCATTTCACCAAACGTTTTCAGTTACACTGTCCTTGTACAAGGACTATGCAAATGTGGCAGATTACAGGATGCTTTTGAATTCTGTGTGGAGATGTTGGAAGCAGGTCATTATCCGAACACAACTACTTTTGTAGGCTTAGTAGACAGTTTCTGCAAGGAAAAAGGTGTTGAAGAAGCAAAGGATGCTATCAAGACATTAACGGATAAGGGCTTTAATCTTGATAAGAAGGCTGTGAGGGAGTTTTTGGACAAGAAAGCACCATTTTCACCTTCAGTTTGGGAGGCAATTTTGGGGAAGACAATTCCACAGAGACCATTTTAA
- the LOC107641684 gene encoding probable polyol transporter 6 isoform X1: MCPGQETNVQCQCQRAMKDGSSHNNEDYSHTKFNNYACACVVAASIISAIFGYSTGVMAGALLYIKEELEISDLQVQLLAGILNACALPGSLLAGRISDIIGRRNTIILSSIIFLLGSILMGYGPNYSALMAGRCTAGIGAGFALMIAPVYSAEISSPSYRGFLTALPDVSINLGLLFGYVSNYFFGRLPLRIGWRTMLFVPAFPSLALAILMLKLVESPRWLVMQGRIGDAREVLMRVSNTKQEAEQRLQEIKTAAGIDPRSTQDIVQVPKRSRSGGGALRELLCNPSPPVRRILIAATGVHLFQQIIGIEAIFMYTPRIFERTGITDKSVLLLATVGMGISDAVFVLISTFLLDRVGRRILLLVSSGGVAVSLLGLGACMRIVEHSDDKVSWAISFTIVFTYIYVAFTAIGLGPVTWVYSSEIFPLRLRAQGLGVGVTVNRFTNVVVVTSFISIYQKITMAGIFFMYTAITALAWCFYYSFLPETKGRSLEDMESIFGKTNDINNNKQVKHVINGYNNA; encoded by the exons ATGTGTCCGGGACAAGAAACAAACGTGCAATGCCAGTGCCAAAGAGCCATGAAAGATGGTAGTAGCCACAATAATGAGGACTATAGTCATACAAAGTTTAACAACTATGCTTGTGCTTGTGTGGTAGCTGCCTCTATTATCTCTGCTATATTTGGCTATT CTACAGGAGTGATGGCAGGAGCATTGTTATACATAAAGGAAGAACTAGAAATCAGTGATCTACAGGTTCAATTGCTAGCAGGAATCTTGAATGCATGTGCATTACCAGGATCCTTGCTGGCAGGAAGAATCTCTGATATCATAGGACGGAGAAACACCATCATCCTCTCTTCCATCATCTTCTTGTTGGGGTCCATTCTGATGGGGTACGGTCCAAACTACTCAGCATTGATGGCTGGAAGATGCACGGCGGGTATTGGTGCGGGTTTTGCCCTCATGATTGCACCAGTTTACAGCGCTGAGATCTCTTCTCCTTCCTACAGAGGCTTCCTAACCGCTCTCCCTGACGTGTCCATCAACTTGGGTCTCTTATTTGGCTACGTCTCTAACTACTTCTTCGGTCGCTTGCCCCTTCGAATTGGCTGGAGAACCATGCTTTTTGTTCCTGCATTCCCTTCTCTGGCTCTGGCCATTCTCATGCTCAAGCTTGTTGAGTCGCCAAG GTGGCTGGTGATGCAAGGGCGTATTGGTGATGCGAGGGAGGTTCTGATGCGCGTGTCAAACACGAAGCAAGAAGCAGAGCAACGGTTGCAAGAGATAAAAACCGCCGCAGGCATCGATCCAAGAAGCACACAAGACATTGTCCAAGTGCCAAAGAGGAGTCGAAGTGGCGGAGGAGCGCTCCGAGAGCTTCTATGCAACCCGTCGCCGCCTGTTCGGCGAATCCTAATCGCAGCCACCGGCGTCCATTTGTTCCAGCAAATCATAGGGATAGAGGCCATTTTCATGTACACTCCAAGAATCTTTGAGAGAACAGGAATCACTGATAAGAGCGTGTTGTTACTAGCAACTGTTGGAATGGGAATCAGCGATGCCGTTTTCGTGTTGATATCAACATTCTTGTTGGACAGAGTTGGAAGAAGGATCTTGTTGCTGGTTAGTTCTGGTGGTGTTGCTGTGTCTCTTCTAGGCTTAGGTGCATGCATGAGAATAGTGGAGCATTCAGATGACAAGGTTTCTTGGGCAATAAGTTTCACCATTGTATTCACTTACATCTATGTGGCTTTCACTGCAATAGGCCTTGGACCTGTTACATGGGTGTATAGCTCAGAGATTTTTCCACTCAGGTTGAGAGCACAGGGTCTTGGTGTGGGTGTCACTGTCAACAGGTTCACAAATGTTGTGGTGGTTACAAGTTTCATTTCAATTTATCAGAAGATTACAATGGCTGGGATTTTCTTTATGTATACTGCTATCACAGCTTTGGCTTGGTGCTTCTATTATTCCTTCTTGCCTGAAACCAAAGGTAGGTCTTTAGAGGACATGGAGAGTATATTTGGGAAAACTAATGACATCAATAATAATAAGCAAGTGAAGCATGTCATCAATGGCTACAACAATGCATAG
- the LOC107641684 gene encoding probable polyol transporter 6 isoform X2 codes for MEYISVTYCACYLFFVGDSHTPSYGDEVMSPTTGVMAGALLYIKEELEISDLQVQLLAGILNACALPGSLLAGRISDIIGRRNTIILSSIIFLLGSILMGYGPNYSALMAGRCTAGIGAGFALMIAPVYSAEISSPSYRGFLTALPDVSINLGLLFGYVSNYFFGRLPLRIGWRTMLFVPAFPSLALAILMLKLVESPRWLVMQGRIGDAREVLMRVSNTKQEAEQRLQEIKTAAGIDPRSTQDIVQVPKRSRSGGGALRELLCNPSPPVRRILIAATGVHLFQQIIGIEAIFMYTPRIFERTGITDKSVLLLATVGMGISDAVFVLISTFLLDRVGRRILLLVSSGGVAVSLLGLGACMRIVEHSDDKVSWAISFTIVFTYIYVAFTAIGLGPVTWVYSSEIFPLRLRAQGLGVGVTVNRFTNVVVVTSFISIYQKITMAGIFFMYTAITALAWCFYYSFLPETKGRSLEDMESIFGKTNDINNNKQVKHVINGYNNA; via the exons ATGGAAT ATATTAGTGTGACTTATTGtgcgtgttatttattttttgtggGTGATAGTCACACTCCATCTTATGGTGATGAGGTGATGAGTCCAA CTACAGGAGTGATGGCAGGAGCATTGTTATACATAAAGGAAGAACTAGAAATCAGTGATCTACAGGTTCAATTGCTAGCAGGAATCTTGAATGCATGTGCATTACCAGGATCCTTGCTGGCAGGAAGAATCTCTGATATCATAGGACGGAGAAACACCATCATCCTCTCTTCCATCATCTTCTTGTTGGGGTCCATTCTGATGGGGTACGGTCCAAACTACTCAGCATTGATGGCTGGAAGATGCACGGCGGGTATTGGTGCGGGTTTTGCCCTCATGATTGCACCAGTTTACAGCGCTGAGATCTCTTCTCCTTCCTACAGAGGCTTCCTAACCGCTCTCCCTGACGTGTCCATCAACTTGGGTCTCTTATTTGGCTACGTCTCTAACTACTTCTTCGGTCGCTTGCCCCTTCGAATTGGCTGGAGAACCATGCTTTTTGTTCCTGCATTCCCTTCTCTGGCTCTGGCCATTCTCATGCTCAAGCTTGTTGAGTCGCCAAG GTGGCTGGTGATGCAAGGGCGTATTGGTGATGCGAGGGAGGTTCTGATGCGCGTGTCAAACACGAAGCAAGAAGCAGAGCAACGGTTGCAAGAGATAAAAACCGCCGCAGGCATCGATCCAAGAAGCACACAAGACATTGTCCAAGTGCCAAAGAGGAGTCGAAGTGGCGGAGGAGCGCTCCGAGAGCTTCTATGCAACCCGTCGCCGCCTGTTCGGCGAATCCTAATCGCAGCCACCGGCGTCCATTTGTTCCAGCAAATCATAGGGATAGAGGCCATTTTCATGTACACTCCAAGAATCTTTGAGAGAACAGGAATCACTGATAAGAGCGTGTTGTTACTAGCAACTGTTGGAATGGGAATCAGCGATGCCGTTTTCGTGTTGATATCAACATTCTTGTTGGACAGAGTTGGAAGAAGGATCTTGTTGCTGGTTAGTTCTGGTGGTGTTGCTGTGTCTCTTCTAGGCTTAGGTGCATGCATGAGAATAGTGGAGCATTCAGATGACAAGGTTTCTTGGGCAATAAGTTTCACCATTGTATTCACTTACATCTATGTGGCTTTCACTGCAATAGGCCTTGGACCTGTTACATGGGTGTATAGCTCAGAGATTTTTCCACTCAGGTTGAGAGCACAGGGTCTTGGTGTGGGTGTCACTGTCAACAGGTTCACAAATGTTGTGGTGGTTACAAGTTTCATTTCAATTTATCAGAAGATTACAATGGCTGGGATTTTCTTTATGTATACTGCTATCACAGCTTTGGCTTGGTGCTTCTATTATTCCTTCTTGCCTGAAACCAAAGGTAGGTCTTTAGAGGACATGGAGAGTATATTTGGGAAAACTAATGACATCAATAATAATAAGCAAGTGAAGCATGTCATCAATGGCTACAACAATGCATAG
- the LOC107641684 gene encoding probable polyol transporter 6 isoform X3 encodes MSPTTGVMAGALLYIKEELEISDLQVQLLAGILNACALPGSLLAGRISDIIGRRNTIILSSIIFLLGSILMGYGPNYSALMAGRCTAGIGAGFALMIAPVYSAEISSPSYRGFLTALPDVSINLGLLFGYVSNYFFGRLPLRIGWRTMLFVPAFPSLALAILMLKLVESPRWLVMQGRIGDAREVLMRVSNTKQEAEQRLQEIKTAAGIDPRSTQDIVQVPKRSRSGGGALRELLCNPSPPVRRILIAATGVHLFQQIIGIEAIFMYTPRIFERTGITDKSVLLLATVGMGISDAVFVLISTFLLDRVGRRILLLVSSGGVAVSLLGLGACMRIVEHSDDKVSWAISFTIVFTYIYVAFTAIGLGPVTWVYSSEIFPLRLRAQGLGVGVTVNRFTNVVVVTSFISIYQKITMAGIFFMYTAITALAWCFYYSFLPETKGRSLEDMESIFGKTNDINNNKQVKHVINGYNNA; translated from the exons ATGAGTCCAA CTACAGGAGTGATGGCAGGAGCATTGTTATACATAAAGGAAGAACTAGAAATCAGTGATCTACAGGTTCAATTGCTAGCAGGAATCTTGAATGCATGTGCATTACCAGGATCCTTGCTGGCAGGAAGAATCTCTGATATCATAGGACGGAGAAACACCATCATCCTCTCTTCCATCATCTTCTTGTTGGGGTCCATTCTGATGGGGTACGGTCCAAACTACTCAGCATTGATGGCTGGAAGATGCACGGCGGGTATTGGTGCGGGTTTTGCCCTCATGATTGCACCAGTTTACAGCGCTGAGATCTCTTCTCCTTCCTACAGAGGCTTCCTAACCGCTCTCCCTGACGTGTCCATCAACTTGGGTCTCTTATTTGGCTACGTCTCTAACTACTTCTTCGGTCGCTTGCCCCTTCGAATTGGCTGGAGAACCATGCTTTTTGTTCCTGCATTCCCTTCTCTGGCTCTGGCCATTCTCATGCTCAAGCTTGTTGAGTCGCCAAG GTGGCTGGTGATGCAAGGGCGTATTGGTGATGCGAGGGAGGTTCTGATGCGCGTGTCAAACACGAAGCAAGAAGCAGAGCAACGGTTGCAAGAGATAAAAACCGCCGCAGGCATCGATCCAAGAAGCACACAAGACATTGTCCAAGTGCCAAAGAGGAGTCGAAGTGGCGGAGGAGCGCTCCGAGAGCTTCTATGCAACCCGTCGCCGCCTGTTCGGCGAATCCTAATCGCAGCCACCGGCGTCCATTTGTTCCAGCAAATCATAGGGATAGAGGCCATTTTCATGTACACTCCAAGAATCTTTGAGAGAACAGGAATCACTGATAAGAGCGTGTTGTTACTAGCAACTGTTGGAATGGGAATCAGCGATGCCGTTTTCGTGTTGATATCAACATTCTTGTTGGACAGAGTTGGAAGAAGGATCTTGTTGCTGGTTAGTTCTGGTGGTGTTGCTGTGTCTCTTCTAGGCTTAGGTGCATGCATGAGAATAGTGGAGCATTCAGATGACAAGGTTTCTTGGGCAATAAGTTTCACCATTGTATTCACTTACATCTATGTGGCTTTCACTGCAATAGGCCTTGGACCTGTTACATGGGTGTATAGCTCAGAGATTTTTCCACTCAGGTTGAGAGCACAGGGTCTTGGTGTGGGTGTCACTGTCAACAGGTTCACAAATGTTGTGGTGGTTACAAGTTTCATTTCAATTTATCAGAAGATTACAATGGCTGGGATTTTCTTTATGTATACTGCTATCACAGCTTTGGCTTGGTGCTTCTATTATTCCTTCTTGCCTGAAACCAAAGGTAGGTCTTTAGAGGACATGGAGAGTATATTTGGGAAAACTAATGACATCAATAATAATAAGCAAGTGAAGCATGTCATCAATGGCTACAACAATGCATAG